From a region of the Chroicocephalus ridibundus chromosome 8, bChrRid1.1, whole genome shotgun sequence genome:
- the ZRANB2 gene encoding zinc finger Ran-binding domain-containing protein 2: protein MSTKNFRVSDGDWICPDKKCGNVNFARRTSCNRCGREKTTEAKMMKAGGTEIGKTLAEKSRGLFSANDWQCKTCGNVNWARRSECNMCNTPKYAKLEERTGYGGGFNERENVEYIEREESDGEYDEFGRKKKKYRGKPVGPASILKEVEDKESEGEDEEDEDEDLSKYKLDEDEDEDDADLSKYNLDASEEEDTNKKKKSNRRSRSKSRSSHSRSSSRSSSHSSSRSRSRSHSRSSSSSRSRSRSSSREHSRSRGSKSRSSSRSYRGSSTPRKRSYSSSRSSSSPERSKKRSRSRSSSSGDRKKRRSRSRSPERRRRSSSGSSHSGSRTSSKKK, encoded by the exons ATGTCGACCAAGAATTTCCGCGTGAGCGACGGGGACTGGATCTGCCCCGACAAGAA ATGTGGGAATGTTAACTTTGCTAGGAGAACCAGCTGTAACAGATGCGGAAGAG aaaaaacgACAGAAGCCAAAATGATGAAAGCTGGAGGGACTGAAATAGGAAAGACACTCGCTGAAAAGAGTCGTGGCCTCTTCAGTGCTAACGACTGGCAGTGTAAAAC ATGTGGTAATGTGAACTGGGCCAGAAGATCAGAATGTAATATGTGTAATACTCCAAAGTACGCAAAATTGGAGGAGAGGACAG GGTATGGAGGAGGATTTAATGAACGAGAGAATGTTGAATATATAGAACGCGAAGAATCAGACGGGGAGTATGATGAG TTTGGAcgcaaaaagaaaaagtacagagGGAAGCCAGTTGGTCCTGCATCTATCCTGAAGGAAGTAGAAGACAAGGAATCTGaaggggaagatgaggaggatgaggatgaagatCTCTCCAAATATAAATTGGATGAG gatgaggatgaagatgatgCTGACCTTTCAAAATATAATCTTGATGCCAGTGAAGAAGAGGACactaataagaaaaagaaatccaatagGCGCAGTCGTTCTAAGTCTCGATCTTCCCACTCCCGATCTTCATCGCGCTCATCCTCTCATTCAAGCTCAAGGTCTAGGTCCAG GTCCCATTCAAGAAGTTCTTCCAGTTCCAGATCAAGATCTCGTTCCAGTTCCAGAGAACACTCTAGATCTCGTGGGTCGAAATCAAG ATCCAGCTCCAGGTCCTACAGGGGGTCTTCCACCCCAAGGAAAAGATCTTACTCAAGCTCTCGTTCATCATCTTCCCCCGAGAGAAGCAAGAAGCGAAGTCGTTCTAGATCTTCTTCATCTGGTGATCGCAAAAAAAGACGATCGAGATCACGGTCACCCGAAAG ACGCCGCAGATCATCATCTGGATCTTCCCATTCTGGTTCCCGTACAAgttctaaaaagaaataa